In Aegilops tauschii subsp. strangulata cultivar AL8/78 chromosome 3, Aet v6.0, whole genome shotgun sequence, one genomic interval encodes:
- the LOC123497596 gene encoding protein FAR1-RELATED SEQUENCE 5-like: MQNVVKHLREEKDEELNEEKKKEKKRGKKKGKKKEKNEEKNEEEDEDTSILSDFSACMFEYEDIAEFEQKFDLMRKKVSKQTWLDSIYKLKEKWAECYMKDIFTLGMRSTQLSESLNNDLKIHFKSDFDIIRFFKHFERVVQGKRNNELNSEFESRKKLPKLFMKRPPPILVQASKLYTPCIFEAFQGEYEISLSACTKALDGCNEYLIGDFTYEEEYKVIGDPLKQTVECSCRQFDRIGILCGHALKILDLMNIKSLPAHYVLKRWSREARSGTVQDNMGRNIIANPNMDAILGYRYMPLKFQNLAHRAANFQECIVLVDSTLDMLGKQIEEKISACTSTSGYPCTIPTNASPPNDLLANARLKKKDIETKSAKRKRNWLEMKHKARKKREQNYITVRGRGMFLNNYCLFNVNILPINSHNPQIFFH; encoded by the coding sequence ATGCAAAATGTTGTCAAACATCTACGTGAAGAGAAGGATGAAGAGCTGAATGAAGAGaagaaaaaagagaagaaaagggggaagaaaaaagggaagaagaaagagaaaaatgaagagaagaatgaagaggaggaTGAAGACACAAGTATTCTATCTGATTTTAGCGCGTGCATGTTTGAGTATGAAGACATTGCAGAATTTGAACAGAAGTTTGACCTCATGAGGAAAAAGGTGAGTAAGCAAACCTGGTTGGATAGTATATATAAGTTAAAAGAAAAATGGGCTGAATGTTATATGAAGGACATCTTCACATTAGGAATGAGAAGTACGCAATTGAGTGAGAGTTTGAACAATGACTTGAAAATCCATTTCAAATCTGATTTTGATATCATCCGGTTCTTTAAGCATTTTGAAAGGGTTGTGCAAGGGAAAAGGAATAATGAACTGAATTCAGAATTTGAATCAAGGAAAAAGTTGCCTAAATTATTTATGAAGAGACCACCACCTATATTGGTGCAAGCTAGCAAGTTGTATACACCATGTATATTTGAAGCTTTTCAAGGCGAATATGAAATATCCTTATCAGCTTGTACCAAAGCATTGGATGGTTGTAATGAATATCTTATTGGAGACTTTACCTATGAGGAGGAGTATAAAGTTATCGGCGATCCTTTGAAGCAAACAGTTGAGTGCAGCTGCCGGCAGTTTGATAGAATTGGGATATTATGTGGCCATGCCTTGAAAATTCTTGATTTGATGAATATCAAGTCACTACCGGCACATTATGTGTTAAAGCGATGGTCACGAGAAGCACGAAGCGGAACTGTACAAGACAACATGGGAAGAAATATAATCGCAAATCCAAATATGGATGCCATTCTTGGCTACCGATATATGCCCCTCAAATTTCAAAATTTGGCACATCGAGCAGCCAACTTTCAAGAATGCATCGTGTTAGTAGATAGCACACTTGACATGCTTGGTAAGCAGATTGAAGAAAAAATTAGTGCATGTACAAGCACATCTGGGTACCCATGTACTATTCCCACAAATGCTAGCCCACCAAATGACTTGTTGGCTAATGCACGCCTAAAGAAAAAGGATATCGAAACAAAAAGTGCTAAACGAAAAAGAAATTGGCTTGAGATGAAGCACAAGGCTAGGAAAAAGAGAGAACAAAACTACATCACAGTTCGAGGAAGAGGTATGTTTCTAAATAACTATTGTCTTTTCAATGTTAATATTCTGCCCATTAATTCTCATAATCCTCAAATTTTCTTTCATTAG
- the LOC109775852 gene encoding uncharacterized protein isoform X1 — MTASLSQVSQPFIIAAHGRSILFQAYAPFVGDRCPAFYYYPIDYFLYTASGSEKSPCLMRLPPCFDGGDKNPDVDLYFHPYRLQQLRSMWRDDIGLLCRGKGEFVVAQLTFGGQLCVLHRKPGEEEGDMNWSVENMPLPDGDDIPNLLCGSWQTDAVVPYGGCYLCWADCYLGLLFVGVIDKRTKPPCYVPLPDGLDSNCLCIDPGYPDPARRVCVSESGLINLICVGDRAGCSVCASSYSAFTITVWTFTNLREKKWMKCFTMEDSKFWAALDFDKRLPHVLPEFPTISLVKPDVVSFRLNGGNKLFWLIEIDMKKEVLGSTSLYIFEEEEEEEKCSTDMAHWRSFPGYFFVPSPFTRYLDQHAIRSLELSEKLQNIRLEQAKEKRFVEE; from the exons ATGACGGCGTCGTTGAGCCAGGTGAGTCAGCCGTTCATCATCGCGGCTCACGGCCGCTCCATACTTTTCCAGGCGTATGCCCCCTTCGTTGGAGATAGATGTCCGGCATTCTACTATTACCCCATAGACTATTTCCTCTACACAGCCTCTGGCTCAGAGAAGTCTCCTTGTCTCATGCGACTCCCGCCTTGCTTCGATGGTGGGGACAAGAACCCGGACGTGGATTTGTACTTCCACCCGTACCGTCTCCAGCAGCTGCGATCTATGTGGCGTGATGACATTGGCCTCCTTTGCCGTGGCAAGGGGGAGTTCGTGGTGGCGCAGCTCACATTTGGCGGCCAGCTCTGCGTGCTACACCGTAAACCTGGGGAGGAGGAGGGCGACATGAATTGGAGCGTTGAAAATATGCCCTTACCTGACGGCGATGACATCCCAAACCTGCTGTGTGGTTCGTGGCAAACGGACGCCGTCGTCCCCTATGGTGGTTGTTACCTGTGCTGGGCGGATTGCTACCTGGGCTTGCTTTTTGTCGGTGTCATTGACAAGCGGACGAAGCCCCCGTGCTACGTCCCCTTACCTGATGGTCTGGATTCCAATTGTCTGTGCATTGACCCAGGGTATCCTGACCCGGCCCGTCGTGTCTGTGTCTCTGAGTCCGGCTTGATTAACCTCATATGTGTTGGTGATCGTGCTGGCTGCAGTGTGTGTGCCAGTTCTTATTCTGCTTTCACTATCACAGTATGGACTTTCACCAACTTAAGGGAAAAGAAATGGATGAAATGTTTCACCATGGAAGACAGCAAGTTCTGGGCTGCTCTTGATTTTGACAAGCGTCTTCCGCATGTGCTACCAGAGTTCCCTACCATCAGCTTGGTTAAGCCTGATGTTGTTTCCTTCCGGTTGAATGGTGGTAATAAACTTTTCTGGCTGATTGAGATTGACATGAAGAAGGAAGTGCTGGGGTCAACCAGTCTCTACATctttgaagaagaagaagaagaagagaaatgCTCCACTGACATGGCCCACTGGAGATCATTTCCTGGCTACTTCTTTGTTCCCAGCCCGTTCACCCGATACTTGGACCAGCATGCCATCAGAAG TCTGGAACTCAGCGAGAAGTTACAGAATATAAGACTTGAGCAAGCTAAAGAAAAGAGATTTGTTGAAGAGTGA
- the LOC109775852 gene encoding uncharacterized protein isoform X2: MRLPPCFDGGDKNPDVDLYFHPYRLQQLRSMWRDDIGLLCRGKGEFVVAQLTFGGQLCVLHRKPGEEEGDMNWSVENMPLPDGDDIPNLLCGSWQTDAVVPYGGCYLCWADCYLGLLFVGVIDKRTKPPCYVPLPDGLDSNCLCIDPGYPDPARRVCVSESGLINLICVGDRAGCSVCASSYSAFTITVWTFTNLREKKWMKCFTMEDSKFWAALDFDKRLPHVLPEFPTISLVKPDVVSFRLNGGNKLFWLIEIDMKKEVLGSTSLYIFEEEEEEEKCSTDMAHWRSFPGYFFVPSPFTRYLDQHAIRSLELSEKLQNIRLEQAKEKRFVEE; this comes from the exons ATGCGACTCCCGCCTTGCTTCGATGGTGGGGACAAGAACCCGGACGTGGATTTGTACTTCCACCCGTACCGTCTCCAGCAGCTGCGATCTATGTGGCGTGATGACATTGGCCTCCTTTGCCGTGGCAAGGGGGAGTTCGTGGTGGCGCAGCTCACATTTGGCGGCCAGCTCTGCGTGCTACACCGTAAACCTGGGGAGGAGGAGGGCGACATGAATTGGAGCGTTGAAAATATGCCCTTACCTGACGGCGATGACATCCCAAACCTGCTGTGTGGTTCGTGGCAAACGGACGCCGTCGTCCCCTATGGTGGTTGTTACCTGTGCTGGGCGGATTGCTACCTGGGCTTGCTTTTTGTCGGTGTCATTGACAAGCGGACGAAGCCCCCGTGCTACGTCCCCTTACCTGATGGTCTGGATTCCAATTGTCTGTGCATTGACCCAGGGTATCCTGACCCGGCCCGTCGTGTCTGTGTCTCTGAGTCCGGCTTGATTAACCTCATATGTGTTGGTGATCGTGCTGGCTGCAGTGTGTGTGCCAGTTCTTATTCTGCTTTCACTATCACAGTATGGACTTTCACCAACTTAAGGGAAAAGAAATGGATGAAATGTTTCACCATGGAAGACAGCAAGTTCTGGGCTGCTCTTGATTTTGACAAGCGTCTTCCGCATGTGCTACCAGAGTTCCCTACCATCAGCTTGGTTAAGCCTGATGTTGTTTCCTTCCGGTTGAATGGTGGTAATAAACTTTTCTGGCTGATTGAGATTGACATGAAGAAGGAAGTGCTGGGGTCAACCAGTCTCTACATctttgaagaagaagaagaagaagagaaatgCTCCACTGACATGGCCCACTGGAGATCATTTCCTGGCTACTTCTTTGTTCCCAGCCCGTTCACCCGATACTTGGACCAGCATGCCATCAGAAG TCTGGAACTCAGCGAGAAGTTACAGAATATAAGACTTGAGCAAGCTAAAGAAAAGAGATTTGTTGAAGAGTGA